One part of the Terrimicrobium sacchariphilum genome encodes these proteins:
- a CDS encoding Gfo/Idh/MocA family protein, which produces MQDLIKPLSSEVVASEAFGDARSRIPQDRRNHLRAAIIGVSGYASMLLDSVIPALKAVQGSLVAATAIGADGESPTARALSNAGCAIFSDYQQMLSTFRGRIDLCIIPTSIHWHARMSVDAMGAGAHVLVEKPLAGSVADALKVTEASSRTGRFAAVGFQDMYSTTTYEIKKFLCSNRLGRVRSIFVSGSWPREKPYYDRNDWAGKSFKDGWAVQDSPINNAFAHFLNLALFFSGSGIEKFARIEHYGGKLLRCYPIETFDTAKVKLQTTEGVQIDCTFTHSDEDLVDPVLTITLDQGSLVWDFENIARAAHKDGTEVARWKLDTSSEARLAMMTNVLHCLESGDDPMFPARTALIHTRVVERIMSSLPIENFNSESPSWRLRSGLLSSLLYA; this is translated from the coding sequence GATCGAAGAAACCATCTGCGCGCTGCCATCATCGGGGTATCGGGGTATGCCAGCATGCTGCTCGACTCCGTCATCCCGGCGCTGAAGGCGGTGCAAGGAAGCCTGGTAGCGGCAACTGCAATCGGAGCCGATGGCGAATCGCCGACTGCCAGGGCCCTTTCCAACGCTGGCTGCGCGATCTTTTCGGATTACCAACAGATGCTTTCCACGTTTCGCGGCCGGATCGATCTCTGCATCATTCCAACCAGCATTCACTGGCATGCGCGAATGAGTGTGGACGCCATGGGCGCGGGAGCCCACGTCCTCGTAGAAAAGCCGCTAGCCGGCTCCGTGGCGGATGCCTTGAAAGTCACGGAGGCCTCAAGCCGTACCGGCCGTTTTGCCGCAGTTGGCTTCCAGGACATGTACTCCACGACAACTTACGAGATTAAGAAATTTCTCTGCTCGAACCGCCTTGGCCGTGTCCGCTCCATTTTTGTCTCGGGAAGCTGGCCGCGGGAAAAGCCTTATTACGACCGCAATGACTGGGCCGGAAAGAGTTTCAAGGATGGCTGGGCCGTTCAGGACTCGCCTATCAACAATGCCTTCGCTCATTTCTTGAATCTCGCACTCTTCTTCTCGGGGTCGGGAATCGAAAAATTCGCCCGGATCGAGCACTACGGCGGAAAGTTGCTCCGATGCTACCCCATCGAGACATTTGATACCGCCAAGGTGAAATTGCAAACGACGGAGGGCGTTCAAATCGACTGCACTTTCACCCATTCCGACGAAGACTTGGTAGACCCTGTCCTGACCATCACGCTCGACCAAGGTTCCCTCGTCTGGGATTTCGAAAATATTGCTCGCGCCGCTCACAAAGATGGCACCGAGGTCGCCCGTTGGAAACTTGATACCTCCAGCGAAGCGAGATTGGCCATGATGACGAATGTCCTGCACTGTCTTGAATCGGGCGACGATCCGATGTTTCCGGCTCGGACCGCGTTGATTCACACGCGGGTGGTCGAGCGTATCATGTCCAGTCTCCCTATCGAGAACTTCAATTCGGAATCTCCCTCGTGGCGATTGCGAAGTGGGCTCCTTAGCTCGTTGCTTTACGCCTAG
- a CDS encoding autotransporter-associated beta strand repeat-containing protein produces MKYLLPLVPSIAVFGLLTLVPDSGRAASNTWDGGGANGNWSTPGNWVGDTNIPGVADNGVTTTNTDTATFFQPLGTSPIVIDAGGRNLQNITFDTNTNVAFVIGTVGGTNALLLTNGGAITNKTSTSTSNAQTINAPIVIQGNGGSYTFDQQDGGTGAAITFNGPISGVSTSGNTTTLTLTASNNGVSIINGKVSDGSGGGKLSISSTGNSGTWRLTGSNDYTGGTTISTGNILVGNNSALGTGTVTFSGANAGTLGVTGATAITLANNINLQHSGGSGSGNISSAASTAALTLSGTITNVGGGSRVVTLSNTNGTTLSGNILLSDNSNAGTLNFQPAANTTATISGVISNGTAASGAITKSATGTLVLTGSNTYTGATTISAGTLLINGNNSSATGAVAVNTGGTLGGNGTIGGAVTVANSTTAILAPGTLLDSTETLTLNNKDLTFSGVDSQLKIDITGTSAGSFDRIVGVNSLTANGDITFTLSGTYGTASWDVLDFTSKTGNFDTITLAGSYSGSLLRSGDTWTGTVGGQAWTFEQTTGVLSVVPEPTTWALLAASATFLVVTARRRRGLLR; encoded by the coding sequence ATGAAATATCTCCTTCCACTCGTTCCCTCCATCGCCGTCTTTGGCCTTCTCACTTTGGTTCCCGACAGCGGCCGGGCCGCCAGCAATACCTGGGATGGAGGAGGTGCGAATGGAAACTGGTCAACCCCTGGCAACTGGGTGGGCGATACCAATATCCCCGGTGTTGCCGACAACGGCGTCACGACGACGAACACTGACACCGCCACGTTCTTTCAGCCTCTGGGAACCTCGCCGATTGTCATCGACGCAGGTGGACGGAATCTTCAGAATATTACCTTCGATACGAACACCAATGTGGCTTTCGTGATAGGCACGGTCGGCGGAACCAATGCTCTTCTCCTCACGAACGGAGGAGCGATCACAAACAAGACCTCCACATCAACATCCAATGCGCAGACGATCAATGCGCCCATTGTGATTCAAGGCAACGGTGGCTCCTACACCTTTGATCAACAAGACGGAGGAACCGGCGCGGCAATCACTTTCAACGGGCCGATCTCTGGCGTGTCCACGTCGGGCAATACCACCACGCTCACTCTGACAGCATCCAACAATGGTGTGAGCATCATCAACGGGAAGGTCAGTGATGGAAGCGGCGGAGGAAAGCTGTCCATTTCCTCAACTGGAAATAGCGGCACTTGGCGGTTGACCGGCTCCAACGACTACACGGGCGGCACGACGATCTCGACGGGCAACATCCTGGTGGGCAACAACTCGGCTCTGGGCACGGGAACAGTGACATTTTCCGGGGCCAATGCGGGCACCCTTGGAGTGACCGGAGCCACCGCGATCACATTGGCCAACAATATCAACCTCCAGCACAGCGGGGGCAGCGGCTCTGGAAATATTTCCTCCGCCGCCAGCACCGCGGCACTGACTCTCAGTGGCACCATCACAAACGTGGGCGGGGGAAGTCGAGTCGTGACCCTCTCCAATACTAATGGAACGACCCTGTCAGGAAACATTCTCCTTTCAGATAACTCCAATGCAGGCACCCTAAACTTCCAACCGGCTGCAAACACGACCGCGACAATCTCCGGTGTAATCTCCAACGGAACGGCGGCATCCGGTGCCATCACCAAAAGCGCTACCGGCACATTGGTCCTTACCGGGAGCAATACCTATACCGGAGCGACCACGATCAGTGCGGGAACGCTGCTCATCAACGGTAACAACTCCTCCGCAACCGGCGCCGTCGCGGTGAATACCGGCGGCACGCTCGGCGGCAACGGCACCATCGGTGGCGCGGTAACCGTCGCCAACTCCACCACGGCCATTCTCGCGCCTGGTACGCTGTTGGATTCCACGGAAACTCTGACTCTGAACAACAAGGATCTCACGTTTTCCGGGGTGGATTCCCAATTGAAAATCGACATCACCGGGACGTCCGCCGGGAGTTTCGACCGCATCGTCGGCGTCAACTCGCTCACGGCAAACGGCGACATCACCTTCACCCTCTCCGGCACTTATGGGACGGCTTCTTGGGATGTCCTGGACTTCACTAGCAAGACGGGCAACTTCGACACGATCACGCTGGCCGGGAGCTATTCCGGGTCGCTGCTTCGCAGCGGAGACACATGGACCGGCACGGTCGGCGGACAGGCGTGGACCTTTGAGCAGACGACCGGAGTGCTTTCCGTCGTCCCCGAGCCGACAACTTGGGCATTGCTGGCCGCCTCGGCGACCTTCCTGGTGGTCACAGCCCGCCGACGCCGGGGCCTCCTCCGGTAA
- a CDS encoding type II secretion system protein, which produces MKRRSRSRVGAFTLVELLVAMAVISVMAVLFLQMISWTSKSWAEGRQLADNLGKSRAAFDIITRDVQAGILRPDLGGFVSVDSSVPKNFCLYVARGGRGDRSISIVRYRIGANATLLRQTLPIDWDGSNSGNMAFGTTTIPSASDLDSKGSSTELVTGVVAFGIYFLNSGPKGDSPVIENSYTNSAQSSSRALGICMIVLDERTEKLLASQGRLDAFLSSSAWNEPGSLSRGLRAHWQAAIDSFLSGPEGANLPQNVRTGIRVFETVVPLPNTAQR; this is translated from the coding sequence ATGAAAAGACGGAGTCGTAGCCGCGTCGGGGCATTCACCCTTGTTGAGCTGCTCGTCGCGATGGCCGTTATCAGCGTCATGGCGGTCCTCTTTCTCCAGATGATCTCGTGGACGAGCAAGAGCTGGGCCGAGGGTCGGCAACTGGCGGATAACCTTGGGAAATCCCGGGCCGCCTTCGACATCATCACGCGGGATGTTCAAGCGGGAATCTTGCGGCCCGATCTCGGAGGTTTCGTTTCCGTCGATTCCTCGGTGCCGAAGAATTTCTGCCTCTACGTTGCCCGCGGAGGGCGGGGAGATCGATCCATCTCGATCGTTCGATACCGGATTGGCGCCAATGCAACCTTGCTGAGACAGACTCTGCCCATTGATTGGGATGGTTCGAACTCGGGAAATATGGCTTTCGGAACCACTACCATTCCAAGCGCTTCGGATCTCGATAGCAAGGGCTCGTCCACGGAACTCGTCACCGGGGTTGTGGCGTTTGGAATCTATTTTTTGAACTCCGGTCCGAAAGGAGATTCTCCAGTTATCGAAAATTCCTACACCAATAGTGCCCAGTCGTCCTCCCGCGCCTTGGGGATTTGCATGATCGTACTGGATGAGCGAACCGAGAAATTGCTCGCTTCGCAAGGCCGTCTAGACGCCTTTCTCTCGTCTTCCGCTTGGAACGAACCGGGGAGCTTGAGCCGGGGACTCAGAGCCCACTGGCAGGCCGCGATTGACTCCTTTCTGAGCGGACCGGAGGGAGCGAATCTTCCCCAGAATGTTCGAACCGGCATTCGAGTGTTCGAGACGGTCGTGCCGCTTCCCAATACCGCGCAAAGATGA
- a CDS encoding type IV pilus modification PilV family protein — protein sequence MILLSPRGQRGFSLVEVVITIGIVGFVVVGILGLFALGLRTGSESLETTKAANLSSLLLNQRRMVPIDGTNSPLLSGFSLPDLKESKSNFDPSSSSITPVYVGADGYATNVAAAEYALGYVVTKHARSASVYCLLYWPPRADLTNAIGRYEISTEIAVP from the coding sequence GTGATTCTGCTTTCTCCCAGGGGGCAACGAGGATTCAGCCTCGTCGAGGTGGTGATCACCATTGGTATTGTCGGTTTCGTCGTGGTTGGGATACTGGGATTGTTTGCCCTCGGCTTGCGCACTGGCAGCGAATCCCTGGAGACAACAAAGGCGGCCAACTTGTCGTCTCTTCTCCTTAACCAGAGAAGAATGGTTCCTATCGACGGAACAAACAGTCCCCTGCTGTCCGGATTCTCTCTGCCTGACCTCAAGGAGAGCAAAAGCAACTTTGATCCATCGTCTTCCAGTATCACTCCGGTTTACGTGGGCGCCGATGGCTATGCGACGAACGTGGCTGCGGCGGAGTATGCCCTCGGGTATGTCGTCACGAAACATGCGCGGTCCGCGAGCGTTTACTGCTTGCTGTACTGGCCGCCTCGCGCCGATCTCACAAATGCCATTGGGCGATACGAGATTTCAACGGAGATCGCTGTCCCATGA
- a CDS encoding prepilin-type N-terminal cleavage/methylation domain-containing protein, protein MMFHNLIIPRLPSRHREAFSLVELLFVIAIIGLLATATVPALNSITDGGNASSSTLKLASFLEQARQYATAQNTYVYISFLPRDSGGPEASLWVTAVASNSGSDIAARGTKSFVVGSGDAEGRQLTHTLKLNGMVTEKKGQIPLSAVSRPDPAQSVEPIDTGASTFGPIGGATFPIGFWFSPDGSASTDSDVPTRIELAIRPDVRPDPKWASVIQIAGLTGSVHVYRSE, encoded by the coding sequence ATGATGTTCCACAATCTCATCATCCCCAGACTCCCCAGTCGCCATCGTGAAGCTTTCTCCCTCGTTGAGCTTCTATTCGTCATTGCGATCATCGGGCTTTTGGCGACGGCAACTGTTCCGGCTCTCAATAGTATCACGGACGGTGGAAATGCGTCCAGCAGCACATTGAAGCTGGCTTCATTCCTGGAGCAGGCGCGTCAGTATGCGACCGCCCAGAACACGTACGTTTACATTTCGTTTCTGCCGCGTGATAGCGGCGGGCCTGAGGCCAGCCTATGGGTCACGGCCGTAGCCTCCAATAGCGGATCAGACATTGCCGCTCGGGGCACGAAGTCTTTCGTGGTAGGGTCGGGGGACGCGGAGGGCAGGCAGCTGACGCACACTCTCAAGCTAAATGGAATGGTGACGGAAAAGAAGGGTCAGATTCCGCTTTCGGCCGTATCTCGTCCAGATCCCGCTCAATCAGTGGAGCCGATCGACACAGGCGCATCAACATTCGGTCCGATCGGCGGAGCGACTTTTCCGATTGGGTTTTGGTTTTCACCGGATGGCTCCGCGAGTACGGACTCTGATGTACCAACGAGAATCGAGCTTGCGATCAGACCGGATGTCAGACCCGATCCCAAATGGGCCTCAGTGATCCAGATCGCTGGATTAACGGGCTCTGTCCATGTCTACCGTTCGGAGTAG
- a CDS encoding L-fucose/L-arabinose isomerase family protein, with translation MKKQSLTFALYFGNRGFFPETLVAGARQELTAQVEALGYKALLLDESATRYGAVETPDEGRVYSRFLEANKGKYDGIILCLPNFGDETGAVTALQDCGVPILIQAYPDELDKMGFKERRDAFCGKFSIMDVFYQYGLPYTVFPPHTAHPSSDTFKKQLEKFAGICRIVGKMKRMTVGAIGARTTAFKTVRFDELTLQRYGITTETLDLSDVFLRVKNFDTSRDAFKARKDFLLGYANCSKVPAPAQDTMSKLSIVIDDIIEEYRMDAISFRCWIELEKELKIAPCLLMSELNNRGIPAACEVDMCNAITMYALRLAAEMPATCLDWNNNYGEDPDKCILFHCGPVPQDLMTAKGEVVDHPMFAKALGAGCGWGPNVGRIAASSMTYASAKTEDGKFHYYLGEGEMTADPIAEGFFGCAGVARIPELQKKLNLIGRAGYRHHVSMTFGRVADAVREAFSTYLGYTPTEIN, from the coding sequence ATGAAAAAACAATCGCTCACCTTTGCTCTCTATTTCGGAAACCGCGGATTCTTTCCCGAGACACTCGTCGCTGGCGCCCGCCAGGAACTCACCGCGCAGGTCGAAGCCCTCGGATACAAGGCACTCCTGCTGGACGAATCCGCAACCCGCTACGGCGCGGTGGAGACCCCCGATGAAGGCCGCGTCTATTCGAGGTTTCTCGAAGCCAATAAGGGAAAATACGATGGCATCATTCTCTGCCTGCCGAACTTTGGCGATGAAACCGGGGCCGTCACCGCGCTTCAGGATTGCGGCGTGCCCATACTCATCCAGGCCTATCCGGACGAGCTCGACAAGATGGGCTTCAAGGAACGGCGTGATGCATTTTGCGGCAAGTTTTCCATCATGGATGTCTTTTACCAATATGGCCTGCCTTATACGGTGTTCCCGCCCCACACCGCACATCCCTCCAGCGACACTTTCAAAAAACAGCTCGAAAAATTCGCAGGCATCTGTCGCATCGTCGGAAAAATGAAGCGCATGACAGTTGGCGCCATCGGCGCGCGTACGACGGCGTTCAAAACCGTGCGCTTCGACGAACTCACGCTTCAACGCTACGGGATCACGACTGAGACCCTCGATCTTTCCGACGTATTTCTTCGGGTGAAGAATTTCGACACCTCGCGCGATGCCTTCAAAGCACGCAAGGATTTTCTGCTCGGCTATGCCAATTGCTCCAAAGTTCCCGCCCCTGCGCAGGACACGATGTCCAAGCTCTCCATCGTGATTGACGACATCATCGAGGAATACCGGATGGACGCGATCTCGTTCCGCTGTTGGATCGAGCTTGAGAAGGAACTGAAAATCGCCCCGTGTCTTTTGATGAGCGAGCTAAACAACCGGGGTATTCCCGCCGCGTGCGAGGTGGACATGTGCAATGCCATCACCATGTATGCCTTGCGCCTGGCCGCCGAAATGCCAGCCACATGCCTGGACTGGAACAACAACTACGGCGAGGATCCCGATAAATGCATCCTGTTCCATTGCGGCCCCGTTCCCCAGGATCTCATGACCGCAAAGGGCGAGGTGGTGGATCATCCAATGTTCGCCAAGGCTCTGGGCGCCGGCTGCGGATGGGGTCCAAATGTCGGGCGCATCGCGGCATCGTCCATGACCTATGCCAGTGCCAAGACCGAGGACGGAAAATTCCACTATTATCTTGGCGAGGGCGAGATGACGGCGGATCCCATCGCCGAGGGATTCTTCGGCTGCGCGGGCGTCGCACGCATTCCGGAGCTGCAGAAAAAACTGAATCTCATTGGCCGCGCCGGCTACCGCCACCACGTCAGCATGACCTTTGGCCGCGTCGCGGACGCCGTGAGAGAGGCGTTCTCCACCTATCTCGGATACACTCCGACAGAAATAAACTGA
- a CDS encoding carbohydrate kinase family protein: MPYDLIAVGLNAVDVLVRLPETVRHDDKQFVDDLVIQGGAPVGSGCCGVARFGFHVGMVARLGRNTLSSICLEDFHANGVDTGLVVRDEESRPAIALVEIDHRTAARTVFIQMDHYGYLRREDIPNAEIAQARALLVDSYDLDATEAALKAAAGSACRSIMDFESGDPERLKKLLGLGTDAILPLAAARALSGLREPGEVLHALEDWCPGQVVVTDGRHGSWALDRDSGGLRHQPAFVVEAVDTTGCGDAFHAGYIVGLLEDWPLELRMEFGSLLASCVAGRVGGRTALPWRKDAPSMARRETSPALANKLSTLL; the protein is encoded by the coding sequence ATGCCCTATGATCTGATCGCGGTCGGTCTCAATGCCGTGGACGTGCTGGTGCGCCTGCCGGAAACGGTACGGCACGATGACAAACAATTTGTGGACGATCTGGTCATACAGGGTGGCGCGCCAGTCGGATCGGGCTGTTGCGGCGTGGCGCGTTTCGGATTTCACGTAGGGATGGTGGCGCGCTTGGGAAGGAACACGCTGAGTTCGATCTGTCTCGAGGATTTTCACGCCAACGGCGTGGACACCGGGTTGGTGGTGCGTGACGAGGAGTCGCGTCCCGCCATTGCCCTGGTGGAGATCGACCACCGCACGGCGGCCCGCACGGTGTTCATTCAGATGGATCATTATGGGTATCTCAGGAGGGAGGACATCCCGAACGCCGAGATCGCGCAGGCGCGGGCGCTTCTGGTGGACAGCTATGACCTGGACGCGACAGAGGCCGCGCTCAAGGCGGCCGCGGGAAGCGCCTGCCGGAGCATCATGGACTTTGAGTCAGGCGATCCGGAACGGTTGAAAAAACTTCTCGGCCTAGGGACCGATGCCATTCTTCCGCTTGCTGCAGCCCGAGCTCTGTCCGGTCTGCGGGAGCCGGGCGAGGTTCTTCACGCGCTGGAAGATTGGTGTCCCGGGCAGGTGGTTGTGACGGATGGGCGGCACGGAAGCTGGGCGCTCGACCGGGATTCCGGCGGCCTCCGGCATCAGCCAGCCTTTGTTGTTGAGGCGGTAGACACCACGGGATGCGGCGATGCCTTTCACGCCGGTTATATTGTGGGTTTGCTCGAAGACTGGCCGCTTGAGTTGCGCATGGAATTCGGCTCCCTCCTGGCGTCGTGCGTGGCGGGTCGAGTGGGCGGACGGACCGCTCTGCCGTGGCGGAAGGATGCACCCTCAATGGCGCGCCGGGAAACCTCCCCTGCTCTCGCGAATAAACTCTCCACCCTCTTATGA
- a CDS encoding LacI family DNA-binding transcriptional regulator, with translation MARAANVHPTTASSILNAASGNSRFSPETRRLVEEAAQRLGYVRNLAARNLRARKSYTVGLVAGNLQNPFFAQLSLELEKCLHPLGYELLLTCHGADNADDELRLAQTLSERGVDGLLIWSEMRGGRAPKFSAGAGCPRVFLGYGPPREPAVTIDLGKGLALAVGRLVAEGFRQIAFFSPSYARTAGLPRPRPELLQDACLRHRIPQPILLYYDGESWDFQAAVEGAMRLLPDVKCETAVIGFNDVCALAWFLAAQGKNRSAPVVGFDGTPLVQAMSSRLPFVDLRPALVAEKAAALLIQLMRGESPRSRRVSVAPLYVGDEGQYPVQHCAG, from the coding sequence GTGGCAAGAGCGGCGAACGTTCATCCCACCACCGCTTCCAGTATTCTCAACGCCGCATCGGGAAATTCCCGTTTCAGTCCGGAGACACGCCGTCTGGTCGAGGAGGCGGCGCAACGCCTGGGCTACGTGCGCAACCTCGCCGCCAGGAACCTGCGCGCCCGCAAAAGCTACACGGTGGGCCTGGTGGCCGGAAATCTGCAGAATCCGTTTTTTGCCCAGCTTTCCCTCGAACTGGAAAAATGCCTGCATCCGCTCGGCTACGAGTTGCTGCTCACCTGTCATGGCGCGGACAATGCCGACGACGAACTCCGACTCGCGCAGACCCTCTCGGAACGCGGGGTCGACGGGCTGTTGATCTGGTCGGAAATGCGCGGAGGGCGCGCGCCGAAGTTTTCCGCCGGAGCCGGGTGCCCCCGCGTGTTTCTCGGATACGGGCCTCCGCGCGAGCCGGCCGTCACCATTGACCTTGGAAAGGGACTGGCCCTGGCTGTCGGCCGCCTGGTCGCCGAGGGGTTCCGACAGATCGCCTTTTTTTCGCCATCCTATGCTCGGACCGCCGGGCTTCCCAGACCGCGGCCCGAGCTTCTCCAGGACGCCTGCCTCCGCCACCGGATTCCCCAGCCAATCCTGCTCTACTACGATGGGGAAAGCTGGGATTTTCAGGCGGCGGTTGAAGGCGCCATGCGCCTTCTCCCGGACGTGAAATGCGAAACCGCCGTGATCGGATTCAACGATGTCTGCGCGCTCGCCTGGTTTCTTGCCGCGCAGGGAAAGAACCGATCGGCACCCGTGGTAGGCTTTGACGGCACGCCCCTTGTCCAGGCCATGTCCTCGCGGCTTCCCTTTGTGGATCTGCGCCCGGCTCTGGTCGCCGAAAAGGCCGCCGCATTGTTGATCCAGCTCATGCGCGGCGAATCGCCGCGTTCGCGGCGCGTATCCGTTGCTCCGCTCTATGTGGGAGACGAGGGACAGTACCCCGTGCAGCACTGCGCGGGATGA
- a CDS encoding class II fructose-bisphosphate aldolase yields the protein MKIIRNRTDVLKRMKSAGATATPVLCPNAETPEEMEGILIGAQRYAEKRDAPRVVVGIGVTASYPDHPQLGRLAAEGSLEQAAETWMNWLEAYADRDGLSERVEVIPFLDHGWVPLEADLRLMRSPWFQDAMGIILFDASLYDFDQNAAMTASYVAEAGGKVVIEACPDKIYERVEIERKNIRESEMLSDAARVREFVRRTGVDLIVPNLGTEHRTQSTAPLDYRRDIARGITREVGPIQALHGTSSLGDRIQSVGQDGVCKVNFYTAMTRDASARVKAGWDEIPADQPLPIFRACGGAIHVARRNVFAEKTQSMMELLVDVG from the coding sequence ATGAAAATCATCCGAAATCGAACCGACGTCCTGAAGCGCATGAAATCGGCGGGCGCAACGGCCACCCCAGTCCTTTGTCCCAACGCGGAAACCCCGGAGGAAATGGAAGGCATCCTCATCGGAGCGCAGCGTTATGCCGAGAAACGCGACGCGCCCCGCGTCGTGGTGGGCATCGGTGTCACCGCCTCCTATCCCGATCACCCGCAACTCGGACGCCTGGCCGCCGAAGGGTCTCTGGAACAGGCCGCTGAGACATGGATGAACTGGCTGGAAGCCTATGCGGATCGGGACGGTCTCTCTGAGCGGGTGGAGGTCATACCGTTTCTTGACCATGGCTGGGTTCCGTTGGAGGCCGATCTCCGGCTGATGCGCTCACCCTGGTTTCAGGACGCCATGGGCATCATCCTGTTCGACGCCAGCCTCTACGACTTTGACCAAAACGCCGCCATGACCGCGAGCTACGTCGCCGAAGCTGGCGGCAAGGTGGTCATCGAGGCCTGCCCGGACAAAATTTACGAAAGGGTGGAAATCGAGCGAAAAAACATCCGGGAGTCGGAGATGTTGTCCGATGCTGCCCGCGTCCGGGAATTTGTCCGGCGAACGGGTGTAGACCTGATCGTGCCGAATCTCGGAACCGAGCACCGCACCCAGTCCACCGCACCTCTCGACTACCGCCGCGATATCGCCCGGGGCATCACTCGCGAAGTCGGACCGATCCAGGCTCTTCACGGAACCAGCAGCCTCGGCGACCGTATTCAAAGTGTCGGGCAGGATGGCGTTTGCAAGGTGAATTTCTACACCGCCATGACCCGTGACGCCAGTGCTCGGGTGAAGGCGGGGTGGGACGAAATCCCCGCAGATCAACCCTTGCCCATTTTCCGCGCCTGCGGCGGTGCCATTCACGTCGCGCGACGGAATGTCTTTGCCGAGAAGACACAATCCATGATGGAACTGCTGGTGGATGTCGGTTGA
- a CDS encoding site-specific integrase → MENATGEKVQFYSTRSWLEEWLKNREGSASATTMQRYKQLIRDFLEHLGDRAELTIAAVTHGDVVRFRDKLKAGGRAESTVNNLRESKTCASKANYGSGPKPFPSVARSRSASFPKPSEFSLSTSLMLS, encoded by the coding sequence ATGGAGAACGCCACTGGTGAAAAGGTTCAGTTTTACTCGACTCGCTCATGGCTGGAGGAGTGGTTGAAGAACCGCGAGGGCTCGGCGTCAGCGACGACGATGCAGCGATACAAGCAATTGATCCGGGATTTTCTGGAACACTTGGGAGATCGGGCGGAACTGACGATTGCTGCCGTCACGCATGGTGATGTGGTGCGCTTCAGGGACAAACTCAAGGCTGGAGGTCGGGCCGAGTCGACGGTCAACAACCTCCGGGAGTCCAAAACCTGCGCGTCGAAAGCAAACTACGGATCCGGTCCGAAGCCTTTTCCCTCGGTCGCTCGCTCTCGATCCGCCAGCTTCCCTAAGCCATCCGAATTTTCGCTTTCCACTTCGCTTATGCTTTCGTAA